A part of Streptomyces sp. NBC_01235 genomic DNA contains:
- a CDS encoding ATP-binding protein: MVTVSPSECEAVPTWTYVLQLPHDPRGARIARVTLRAVLAGHGMVQLQDSAELLATELVTNAYRYSTGPATLRLRGLGRSRLRVSVWDANPHIPPPFDKRSGPRRVPALAGADAEGGRGLFLVCHYAETWGGYPLGDGLSGGGGKLLWCEVGG; the protein is encoded by the coding sequence GTGGTCACCGTATCCCCGTCGGAGTGCGAAGCGGTCCCAACTTGGACGTACGTGCTTCAACTGCCCCACGATCCTCGTGGCGCCCGCATTGCTCGCGTCACCCTCCGGGCCGTCCTCGCCGGACACGGCATGGTCCAACTCCAGGACTCCGCCGAACTGTTGGCCACCGAGCTCGTCACCAACGCCTACCGGTACTCCACCGGCCCCGCCACGCTCCGTCTCCGTGGCCTCGGTCGTAGTCGGCTTCGCGTGAGCGTCTGGGATGCGAACCCCCACATCCCACCCCCCTTCGACAAGCGGTCCGGACCCCGACGGGTCCCTGCCCTGGCGGGCGCCGATGCGGAGGGTGGGCGCGGGCTCTTCCTCGTATGTCATTACGCCGAGACGTGGGGTGGGTATCCGCTCGGCGACGGCCTCTCCGGGGGCGGCGGGAAGCTCCTGTGGTGCGAGGTCGGCGGGTGA
- a CDS encoding DUF397 domain-containing protein — translation MTEQNWQKSTYSEEGSACVYLATTPTGTILLRESDEPEIILATGPRQLGALITTLRDH, via the coding sequence ATGACCGAACAGAACTGGCAGAAGTCGACGTACAGCGAAGAGGGCTCCGCCTGCGTCTACCTCGCCACCACCCCCACCGGAACGATCCTCCTCCGCGAAAGCGACGAACCGGAGATCATCCTCGCCACCGGCCCGCGCCAACTCGGAGCCTTGATAACCACCCTGCGCGACCACTGA
- a CDS encoding helix-turn-helix domain-containing protein, whose amino-acid sequence MAPRSAPTARRLRIGIELRRLRERAGMTAAEAARSLGTTQAQVSNIEANRFGISAERVRTLAHIYGCTDQSLVDALAGMAADRTRGWWEEYRDTLPPRLLDLAELEHHATAVRVTQVINIPGLLQTPEHARALFREAVPSLRPHEIEYRISHRIKRQAILYREQPPPYTAIVHEAALRMQFGGREVARAQLEHLAEAGEQANISLRVIPFNGTSFPTTGHAVDYFHGPVPTLDTVEVDTAHGSELVDAAGQLEKYRLVLDRMEAVTLKPTASRDLIHRIAQET is encoded by the coding sequence ATGGCACCACGAAGCGCCCCCACCGCACGCCGCCTACGCATCGGCATCGAGCTGCGCCGCCTGCGGGAACGGGCCGGCATGACCGCTGCCGAGGCCGCCCGCTCCCTGGGCACCACTCAGGCGCAGGTCAGCAACATCGAGGCCAACCGCTTCGGCATCAGCGCGGAACGCGTGCGCACGCTTGCCCACATCTACGGCTGCACGGACCAGAGCTTGGTCGACGCCCTCGCCGGCATGGCGGCGGACCGGACACGCGGCTGGTGGGAGGAGTACCGGGACACGCTGCCTCCCCGCCTCCTGGACCTCGCGGAACTGGAGCACCACGCCACCGCTGTGCGAGTCACCCAGGTCATCAACATCCCGGGCCTGCTCCAAACACCGGAGCACGCCCGCGCATTGTTCCGCGAGGCGGTTCCGTCCCTGCGCCCGCACGAGATCGAGTACCGCATCTCCCACCGCATCAAGCGCCAGGCCATCCTCTACCGCGAGCAGCCCCCGCCGTACACCGCGATCGTCCACGAGGCCGCCTTGCGGATGCAGTTCGGCGGCCGCGAGGTGGCCCGGGCCCAACTGGAACATCTGGCCGAAGCCGGCGAGCAGGCCAACATCTCCCTCCGCGTGATCCCGTTCAACGGCACGTCGTTCCCCACCACAGGCCACGCCGTGGACTACTTCCACGGTCCGGTGCCGACCCTCGACACGGTGGAGGTCGACACCGCCCACGGCAGCGAACTCGTCGACGCCGCCGGGCAACTGGAGAAGTACCGCCTCGTCCTGGACCGTATGGAGGCAGTCACCTTGAAGCCCACCGCCTCCCGCGACCTCATCCACCGCATCGCCCAAGAGACCTGA